One stretch of Candidatus Zixiibacteriota bacterium DNA includes these proteins:
- a CDS encoding TIGR04255 family protein — translation MPLVDSPEPYPLRNYLFRDNNREEGIQFSVNKCSFHRYKYLGFSLFKEEALHYLGLFAEKFNIRQLHRTGLRYVNHIPILRENGVIPIEKFLNFGYKTPKSIPEAYDYLHTVLFIKLGKGSLRILIQYRKLQDEKETEVIVIDFDYFFERDLEFTKIETYIDESHKYTKQIFEDLIAEHYKKIMDME, via the coding sequence TTGCCACTTGTAGACTCGCCAGAACCTTATCCCTTGAGAAATTACCTCTTTAGAGATAACAATAGGGAAGAGGGGATTCAGTTTTCTGTCAATAAATGCTCATTCCATCGTTATAAATATTTAGGGTTTAGTCTGTTTAAAGAAGAAGCGTTGCATTATTTGGGATTATTTGCTGAAAAGTTCAATATTCGGCAACTTCATAGAACAGGGTTGAGATATGTAAATCATATTCCTATTTTGAGAGAAAACGGAGTGATCCCAATAGAGAAATTTTTGAATTTTGGGTATAAAACTCCAAAGTCAATTCCAGAAGCATATGATTATCTACATACTGTTTTGTTTATAAAATTGGGAAAAGGTTCTCTTAGAATACTTATTCAATATAGAAAGTTACAGGATGAGAAGGAAACTGAAGTAATAGTCATTGATTTTGATTATTTCTTTGAAAGAGATTTGGAGTTTACAAAGATTGAAACATATATAGACGAATCTCACAAATACACTAAACAGATTTTTGAAGATTTGATAGCGGAACATTACAAGAAAATTATGGATATGGAGTGA